A stretch of DNA from Paenibacillus sp. FSL W8-0186:
ACGCCGCTGCAGATCATTTTTATCCAGGTGCTGCATGCCGTGACGTTCGGCGGCTTCTTTTATGTGGGCACCCGGCTGACCGCCCTGCTGCTGCCCCGTCCTCTCCGTTCCTCCGGGCAAGCGGTTTATGCGTTTGCGCTGAGCGGACTAGCCTTTATACTCGCCGGCTTCCTCGGCGGATGGCTCTTCCAGAGCTTCGGAGCGGTGATTATGTACCGGTTTGGCGTTACGTTTACGATGTTTGGCGCAACAGGCTTTGCCGCGATGTGGTATCGCATCTACAAGGCTGGGTATTCACCCATCCCCTTATCTGAAGAACCTTAATGAACTGTCGTGTCCGGTGCTCGAGCAAGAGCATCGGGCTTTTCTTCCAGTAGAACGTTATAAAAAAAGGAAAACAACTCTCCGCCTCGTCACGCCCAGCTACAACTGGTTACGCCAAACAGCAAAAGCGTTGTTTTCCATGGTACTTCTTTATTCTAAACTATGAAATGCATTTCAGATCAACGATAATCGCATTAAAAATTTTGGATGGAAGGAGAGACATACGGGTGCCAAACATTAAGCAGATCGCCGAGGCTGCCGGAGTTTCTGTCAGCACGGTTTCCCGGGTCCTGAACAATCACCCCTATGTCCGGGAGGATAAGCGCAAGGCCGTCGAAGAGGCCGTTGAACGTCTGCAATATTCACGCAACATGAATGCCGTCCATCTGGTCAAAGGAGCGACGCAAACGATCGGCGTCATTCTGCCCCAAATCAATAATGCCTACTTCGGCAGAGTCGTCGAAGGGATCGGAGAGCAGGCGCTGCAGGTCAATTACCAGTTGATGCTGTGCCAGACAGGCTACCGTACCCATGAGGAACGGCGGGCGCTGCACATGCTGAGGGATAAGATCGTGGATGGACTCATCATCGTCTCGCGCTCGCTCTCCTTGAATCAAATCGAGAAATATGCCAAATACGGCCCCATTACACTGTGTGAAGAAGTGCGCGGCCGCTCCTTATCCTGCGTTTATTTCGATCATTATGCCTCTTTCCAAAAAGCAATCATCTACCTGTGGAATAAAGGCCACCGCCGAATCGGCTACACGGTGAACCGCAGGAATAGTGCCAGCAGTACCACCCGCAATAAGGCATACCTGGACACGCTGGCTTCCCTCGGAGGTGAGAGCCGTGAGAACTGGATCTTCGACAACTGCATGCATCTCGAGGATGGCGCCAGGCTGCTGACAAAAATCTTGGCCATGGACGACCCGCCGAGCGCTCTCCTGATCACCGGAGATCAGGTAGCCGCCGGACTGATGATCGCCGCCCATAATCAAGGCGTGCGGGTTCCCGACGATCTTGCCTTCATCGGCCTCGATAACCAGCCGATCTCCAAGCTGCTCGGCATTACCACGATCGATAACCGGCTGAACGAGATCGGCGCAGAGGCCTTCGGCATCAGCTACAGGCAAATTACCAAACAGACCGACAGCACGATCATCCAGGAGCTTGGCTTCAAAATCGTCGAACGGTCCAGCGTTTAGATTAATTGGCAGTGTTGTTAGGAGCCTCTTGGTAAAGCGCCGTCACTTGATTATGCTTGGCGGCATTACAAAACAAGCTGCCCCTCGAAGGATCATCTGCTGATGAATGGGGGCAGCTTGTTTGCGTAAACAATAAATCCAGTCAACCTATTGTCCCGGACAGGTTCTGCTCCTGTTTAACGGGTAGCCCTGTTGTTATCCACGGCAGTGCTGCCAAAAAACTTGATGCAGTACAGAGCAGAAATGCCGACAATCGCATAAATGATGCGGGCAGCTCCGCTGCCTTGCCCGCCGAAGATCGAGGCTACCAAATCATACTGGAACAACCCGACCAGCAGCCAGTTAATGCCGCCGATAATTAGCAGTGTAAGAGCAATCGTATCTAATGTTTTCACGTTAAATCCTCCTATTGGGAAATCAATTTAGATTATGTTTTGTTATGTTATACTATTTCCTAAAATTACGGCTTTTAAAAACACATTTTGAAAATATTCGCAGCTCTGATAAAAATATCACTTATAACGAGAACATCAAAACGGAAACTAGTGTATTCAGCAGATACGCAACGGACATGAGATCCGCTATTTCCTCATTTTTGCTATTTTCGACGGGCTAACGGACACAGAATCAGCTATTCCCCCGTAATTTACAACATTTCAGGGTCTTTGTACCGAATAACGGAACCAGGGTCCGTTGGCAGTCATTTTTGGGTATTTTTACATGAATAAAGGACAGAGGGTCCGTTAAATTTTTACAAAGTATGTGAGTAACCGTTACTTCTACTGTTCCCTTTAGTACTGCTTGCCAATGTTACT
This window harbors:
- a CDS encoding LacI family DNA-binding transcriptional regulator, which gives rise to MPNIKQIAEAAGVSVSTVSRVLNNHPYVREDKRKAVEEAVERLQYSRNMNAVHLVKGATQTIGVILPQINNAYFGRVVEGIGEQALQVNYQLMLCQTGYRTHEERRALHMLRDKIVDGLIIVSRSLSLNQIEKYAKYGPITLCEEVRGRSLSCVYFDHYASFQKAIIYLWNKGHRRIGYTVNRRNSASSTTRNKAYLDTLASLGGESRENWIFDNCMHLEDGARLLTKILAMDDPPSALLITGDQVAAGLMIAAHNQGVRVPDDLAFIGLDNQPISKLLGITTIDNRLNEIGAEAFGISYRQITKQTDSTIIQELGFKIVERSSV
- a CDS encoding DUF378 domain-containing protein encodes the protein MKTLDTIALTLLIIGGINWLLVGLFQYDLVASIFGGQGSGAARIIYAIVGISALYCIKFFGSTAVDNNRATR